From a region of the Arvicanthis niloticus isolate mArvNil1 chromosome 6, mArvNil1.pat.X, whole genome shotgun sequence genome:
- the Nsmf gene encoding NMDA receptor synaptonuclear signaling and neuronal migration factor isoform X6, with product MGAAASRRRALRSEAMSSVAAKVRAARAFGEYLSQSHPENRNGADHLLADAYSGHDGSPEMQPAPQNKRRLSLVSNGRYEGSISDEAVSGKPATEGPQPHVYTISREPALLPGSEAEAIELAVVKGRRQRERHTHHHSQPLRGSPGSSREDISRPCQSWAGSRQGSKECPGCAQLVPGPSPRAFGLEQPPLPEASGRHKKLERMYSVDGVSDDVPIRTWFPKENLFSFQTATTTMQAVFRGYAERKRRKWENDSASVIQRNFRKHLRMVGSRRVKAQSSDLQNSHCTLDEACEDLDWDTERGLEAVACDTEGFLPPKVMLISSKVPKAEYIPTIIRRDDPSIIPILYDHEHATFEDILDEIEKKLNIYHKGAKIWKMLIFCQGGPGHLYLLKNKVATFAKVEKEEDMIHFWKRLSRLMSKVNPEPNVIHIMGCYILGNPNGEKLFQNLRTLMTPYKVTFESPLELSAQGKQMIETYFDFRLYRLWKSRQHSKLLDFDDVL from the exons ATGGGTGCCGCCGCCTCCAGGAGGAGGGCGCTGAGGAGCGAGGCCATGTCCTCGGTAGCGGCCAAAGTAAG AGCAGCCCGAGCGTTTGGAGAGTACCTGTCCCAGAGTCACCCTGAGAACCGCAACGGTGCAG ACCACCTGCTGGCTGACGCCTACTCTGGCCACGACGGGTCCCCAGAGATGCAGCCTGCACCCCAGAACAAGCGCCGCCTCTCCCTCGTCTCCAATGGCCGCTATGAGGGCAGCATCTCGGATGAGGCAGTCAGCGGGAAGCCGGCTACAGAGGGCCCCCAGCCCCATGTGTACACCATCTCCAGAGAGCCAGCCCTTCTGCCTGGCTCTGAAGCTGAAGCCATTGAGCTAGCAGTGGTgaaagggaggaggcagagggagcgGCACACTCACCACCATAGCCAGCCCCTGCGTGGCAGCCCAGGCAGCAGCCGTGAGGACATCAGTAGGCCCTGCCAAAGCTGGGCAGGAAGCCGCCAGGGCTCCAAAGAATGCCCAGGATGTGCCCAGCTGGTCCCTGGTCCCTCCCCTCGGGCCTTTGGGCTGGAACAGCCACCTCTACCTGAGGCTTCTGGCCGCCACAAGAAGCTGGAAAGGATGTATAGTGTTGATGGAGTGTCTG ACGATGTCCCCATCCGTACCTGGTTCCCCAAGGAAAACCTTTTCAGCTTCCAGACGGCAACCACAACTATGCAAGC GGTATTCAGGGGCTACGCGGAGAGGAAGCGTCGGAAATGGGAGAATGATTCCGCGTCTGTAATCCAGAG GAACTTCCGCAAACACTTACGCATGGTTGGCAGTCGGCGGGTGAAGGCCCAGA GCAGTGACCTACAGAACTCACACTGCACCCTGGATGAGGCTTGTGAGGACCTGGACTGGGACACAGAGAGAGGCCTGGAGGCCGTGGCCTGCGACACTGAGGGCTTCTTGCCACCCAAGGTCATG CTCATCTCCTCCAAGGTGCCAAAAGCCGAGTACATCCCCACCATTATCCGCAGAGACGACCCGTCCATCATTCCCATCCTCTAC GACCATGAGCATGCAACGTTCGAGGACATCCTGG ACGAGATAGAGAAGAAACTGAACATCTATCACAAGGGGGCCAAGATCTGGAAGATGCTGATTTTCTGCCAG GGCGGCCCTGGACACCTTTATTTGCTCAAGAACAAGGTGGCCACCTTTGCCaaagtggagaaagaagaggacatgatcca CTTCTGGAAGAGGTTGAGCCGCCTGATGAGCAAAGTGAACCCCGAGCCGAATGTCATCCATATCATGGGCTGCTACATTTTGGGGAACCCTAATGGGGAGAAG CTATTCCAGAACCTCAGGACCCTCATGACCCCTTACAAGGTCACCTTTGAGTCACCCCTGGAGCTATCTGCCCAAG gGAAGCAGATGATTGAGACGTACTTTGACTTCCGGCTGTACCGCCTGTGGAAGAGCCGCCAGCACTCAAAGCTGCTGGACTTTGATGATGTCCTGTGA
- the Nsmf gene encoding NMDA receptor synaptonuclear signaling and neuronal migration factor isoform X8 yields MGAAASRRRALRSEAMSSVAAKVRAARAFGEYLSQSHPENRNGADHLLADAYSGHDGSPEMQPAPQNKRRLSLVSNGRYEGSISDEAVSGKPATEGPQPHVYTISREPALLPGSEAEAIELAVVKGRRQRERHTHHHSQPLRGSPGSSREDISRPCQSWAGSRQGSKECPGCAQLVPGPSPRAFGLEQPPLPEASGRHKKLERMYSVDGVSDDVPIRTWFPKENLFSFQTATTTMQANFRKHLRMVGSRRVKAQSSDLQNSHCTLDEACEDLDWDTERGLEAVACDTEGFLPPKVMLISSKVPKAEYIPTIIRRDDPSIIPILYDHEHATFEDILDEIEKKLNIYHKGAKIWKMLIFCQGGPGHLYLLKNKVATFAKVEKEEDMIHFWKRLSRLMSKVNPEPNVIHIMGCYILGNPNGEKLFQNLRTLMTPYKVTFESPLELSAQGKQMIETYFDFRLYRLWKSRQHSKLLDFDDVL; encoded by the exons ATGGGTGCCGCCGCCTCCAGGAGGAGGGCGCTGAGGAGCGAGGCCATGTCCTCGGTAGCGGCCAAAGTAAG AGCAGCCCGAGCGTTTGGAGAGTACCTGTCCCAGAGTCACCCTGAGAACCGCAACGGTGCAG ACCACCTGCTGGCTGACGCCTACTCTGGCCACGACGGGTCCCCAGAGATGCAGCCTGCACCCCAGAACAAGCGCCGCCTCTCCCTCGTCTCCAATGGCCGCTATGAGGGCAGCATCTCGGATGAGGCAGTCAGCGGGAAGCCGGCTACAGAGGGCCCCCAGCCCCATGTGTACACCATCTCCAGAGAGCCAGCCCTTCTGCCTGGCTCTGAAGCTGAAGCCATTGAGCTAGCAGTGGTgaaagggaggaggcagagggagcgGCACACTCACCACCATAGCCAGCCCCTGCGTGGCAGCCCAGGCAGCAGCCGTGAGGACATCAGTAGGCCCTGCCAAAGCTGGGCAGGAAGCCGCCAGGGCTCCAAAGAATGCCCAGGATGTGCCCAGCTGGTCCCTGGTCCCTCCCCTCGGGCCTTTGGGCTGGAACAGCCACCTCTACCTGAGGCTTCTGGCCGCCACAAGAAGCTGGAAAGGATGTATAGTGTTGATGGAGTGTCTG ACGATGTCCCCATCCGTACCTGGTTCCCCAAGGAAAACCTTTTCAGCTTCCAGACGGCAACCACAACTATGCAAGC GAACTTCCGCAAACACTTACGCATGGTTGGCAGTCGGCGGGTGAAGGCCCAGA GCAGTGACCTACAGAACTCACACTGCACCCTGGATGAGGCTTGTGAGGACCTGGACTGGGACACAGAGAGAGGCCTGGAGGCCGTGGCCTGCGACACTGAGGGCTTCTTGCCACCCAAGGTCATG CTCATCTCCTCCAAGGTGCCAAAAGCCGAGTACATCCCCACCATTATCCGCAGAGACGACCCGTCCATCATTCCCATCCTCTAC GACCATGAGCATGCAACGTTCGAGGACATCCTGG ACGAGATAGAGAAGAAACTGAACATCTATCACAAGGGGGCCAAGATCTGGAAGATGCTGATTTTCTGCCAG GGCGGCCCTGGACACCTTTATTTGCTCAAGAACAAGGTGGCCACCTTTGCCaaagtggagaaagaagaggacatgatcca CTTCTGGAAGAGGTTGAGCCGCCTGATGAGCAAAGTGAACCCCGAGCCGAATGTCATCCATATCATGGGCTGCTACATTTTGGGGAACCCTAATGGGGAGAAG CTATTCCAGAACCTCAGGACCCTCATGACCCCTTACAAGGTCACCTTTGAGTCACCCCTGGAGCTATCTGCCCAAG gGAAGCAGATGATTGAGACGTACTTTGACTTCCGGCTGTACCGCCTGTGGAAGAGCCGCCAGCACTCAAAGCTGCTGGACTTTGATGATGTCCTGTGA